Proteins co-encoded in one Lacerta agilis isolate rLacAgi1 chromosome 6, rLacAgi1.pri, whole genome shotgun sequence genomic window:
- the ASIP gene encoding agouti-signaling protein produces the protein MEYRNFLLGFLLCCTLLITSYSYMIFEEKQNADNSTVNNNKIKFPDLPSISIVDLTKTSLKLSRNEAEKRKSMKKKAQQKKPPQPRPPPPPNCVPTWSSCKPPSRPCCDFCAFCHCRLFQTVCYCRMGNPNC, from the exons ATGGAATATAGGAACTTCCTCCTTGGCTTCCTTCTCTGCTGTACTTTGCTCATAACCAGCTACTCTTACATGATATTTGAGGAAAAGCAGAATGCCGACAACAGTACGGTAAATAATAACAAAATCAAGTTTCCGGATCTCCCATCCATCTCAATAGTAG ATTTAACCAAAACATCCCTGAAGCTCAGCAGGAATGAGGCTGAGAAAAGGAAATCTATGAAG AAGAAGGCACAGCAAAAAAAGCCTCCCCAACCAagacctccaccaccacccaactGTGTGCCTACTTGGTCAAGCTGCAAGCCACCATCTCGTCCCTGCTGCGATTTTTGTGCCTTCTGTCACTGCCGACTATTTCAGACAGTCTGCTACTGCCGTATGGGAAACCCAAACTGCTAA